The following are encoded together in the Rhizobium brockwellii genome:
- the repA gene encoding plasmid partitioning protein RepA produces the protein MQPSLALQDDQEHLPSLLATDAKELSYQLQQHQAKIFPPLSQKTIRTFSPAEAAAFIGIGEGYLRQVAADGHGPDPLANGRRLYSAIDMDRIRRVLDERNGTPKYVPARRPGEKLQIVSVMNFKGGSGKTTTAAHLAQFMALRGYRVLAVDLDPQASLSALFGHQPEFDVGEGETIYGAIRYEDPRPIADIVRATYTPNLHLIPGNLELMEFEHETPKAMASGTAETMFFARIGEVLTEIESLYDVVVIDCPPQLGFLTMSALCAATSVLITVHPQMLDVMSMSQFLTMTSELMSVVEKAGGRTSYDWMRYLVTRFEPNDGPQSQMTGFMRAIFGNRMLHNAMVKSTAVADAGVTKQTLYEVERSQFTRGTYDRALESLNLVNGEIEAHIRSTWGRK, from the coding sequence ATGCAGCCGAGTCTTGCTCTTCAGGACGATCAAGAGCATCTCCCGTCGCTTCTGGCAACGGATGCGAAGGAGTTATCCTATCAACTTCAGCAGCATCAGGCAAAAATCTTCCCCCCGCTCTCGCAAAAGACCATCAGAACATTTTCGCCGGCCGAAGCTGCGGCCTTCATCGGTATCGGCGAAGGCTATCTCCGCCAGGTGGCCGCCGACGGCCATGGGCCCGATCCGCTCGCAAACGGACGGCGGCTTTACAGTGCAATCGATATGGATCGAATTCGCCGGGTCCTCGACGAGCGAAACGGGACGCCGAAATATGTGCCGGCCCGCAGGCCGGGGGAAAAGCTCCAGATCGTCTCCGTCATGAATTTCAAGGGCGGCTCGGGCAAGACCACCACGGCCGCCCATCTGGCGCAGTTCATGGCGCTCAGGGGTTACCGCGTGCTCGCCGTCGACCTCGATCCTCAGGCCTCCTTATCCGCCTTGTTCGGTCATCAGCCGGAGTTCGATGTCGGAGAGGGCGAAACGATCTACGGTGCGATCCGATATGAGGATCCGCGCCCTATCGCCGACATCGTGCGCGCCACTTACACGCCCAATCTGCATCTCATTCCGGGCAATCTCGAGCTGATGGAATTCGAGCATGAGACGCCGAAGGCGATGGCGTCGGGGACGGCGGAGACGATGTTCTTTGCCCGCATCGGCGAGGTCCTGACGGAGATCGAAAGCCTCTACGATGTCGTCGTCATCGACTGCCCGCCGCAGCTGGGGTTCCTGACGATGTCGGCGCTCTGCGCGGCAACCTCGGTCTTGATCACGGTCCACCCGCAGATGCTGGATGTCATGTCGATGTCGCAGTTTCTGACGATGACGAGTGAGCTGATGTCGGTCGTCGAAAAGGCTGGCGGACGTACCAGCTATGACTGGATGCGCTATCTCGTGACCCGGTTCGAACCGAACGACGGACCGCAGAGCCAGATGACCGGCTTCATGCGGGCGATTTTCGGCAATCGAATGCTCCACAATGCCATGGTGAAGTCGACGGCGGTCGCCGATGCCGGCGTCACCAAGCAGACTCTCTACGAGGTCGAGCGGTCGCAGTTCACACGCGGAACCTACGATC